In Luteimonas viscosa, the following proteins share a genomic window:
- the phaE gene encoding class III poly(R)-hydroxyalkanoic acid synthase subunit PhaE — protein sequence MANPGFGFGAGTGSTDEFERLARQYWGAWGDALRNSIPGAAPPDPVRMGNQAWQDAIDWWTRQASGRSAHDDTLWRFNRQASDWYAQMQRVAAQFGGGDSTAADVAAAWKEALGGGSVNVFADMFRSMAGNGVHGVEQWSEDAAPWLRLLRTEGSSLLQMPAFGFAREHQERAQALAAAQLEAQEASNAFNTLLLKSSESAFKVFERMLAEHEAPGLQITSARALFDLWVEAAEQAYAETALSEDYRTAYGNLVNAQMKLRAGVQKEVEIASSLLGMPTRSELDGAHRKIVELERALRRMRDRVEQGGAGPSAPSKPRGASSRERDDARPATARRAAKPAAADPATAAAAKSGAKPAQGKAANGKAARRATKRSPAGKPVPARKRAPASPARVARSPTNGFSTAIPVAPQPLARDADA from the coding sequence ATGGCGAACCCGGGTTTCGGCTTTGGCGCAGGTACCGGATCCACGGACGAGTTCGAGCGACTCGCCCGGCAGTACTGGGGTGCGTGGGGCGATGCGCTGCGCAACTCGATCCCGGGCGCGGCCCCGCCCGATCCGGTGAGGATGGGCAACCAGGCCTGGCAGGACGCGATCGACTGGTGGACGCGCCAGGCCAGTGGCCGCAGCGCCCACGACGACACCCTCTGGCGCTTCAACCGGCAGGCCAGCGACTGGTATGCGCAGATGCAGCGCGTCGCCGCGCAGTTCGGTGGCGGCGACAGCACCGCCGCCGACGTCGCGGCGGCCTGGAAGGAAGCGCTCGGCGGCGGCTCCGTGAACGTGTTCGCCGACATGTTCCGTTCGATGGCCGGCAACGGCGTGCACGGCGTCGAACAATGGTCGGAAGACGCGGCGCCGTGGCTGCGACTGTTGCGCACCGAGGGCAGCTCGCTGCTGCAGATGCCGGCATTCGGCTTCGCCCGCGAGCACCAGGAACGGGCGCAGGCACTGGCCGCGGCGCAGCTCGAGGCGCAGGAAGCCTCGAACGCCTTTAATACCCTGCTGCTGAAGTCGTCCGAATCCGCGTTCAAGGTGTTCGAGCGCATGCTCGCCGAGCACGAGGCGCCGGGCCTGCAGATCACCAGCGCGCGCGCGCTGTTCGACCTGTGGGTCGAGGCGGCCGAGCAGGCCTACGCCGAGACGGCGCTGTCGGAGGACTACCGTACCGCCTACGGCAACCTCGTCAACGCGCAGATGAAGCTGCGCGCGGGCGTGCAGAAGGAAGTCGAAATCGCCAGCTCGCTGCTGGGCATGCCCACGCGCAGCGAGCTCGATGGCGCGCATCGCAAGATCGTCGAACTCGAGCGCGCGCTGCGACGGATGCGCGATCGGGTGGAGCAGGGAGGGGCCGGCCCGTCCGCGCCGTCGAAGCCGCGGGGCGCGTCGTCGCGGGAGCGCGACGACGCCAGGCCTGCGACCGCCAGGCGTGCGGCGAAGCCCGCCGCCGCAGATCCGGCAACCGCCGCAGCCGCGAAGTCCGGGGCGAAACCCGCGCAAGGAAAAGCCGCGAACGGAAAAGCCGCACGGCGCGCCACGAAGCGGAGCCCGGCCGGCAAGCCGGTCCCGGCCCGCAAGCGCGCGCCCGCGTCGCCGGCGCGCGTCGCGCGCTCGCCCACCAACGGGTTCTCGACCGCGATCCCGGTCGCGCCGCAGCCGCTGGCGCGCGACGCGGATGCGTAG
- a CDS encoding CDP-alcohol phosphatidyltransferase family protein: MSRPRHFSMLRDFQLADWFTLANAFCGTGAVFAAMRFLQDGVVRDLMVGMALIPLAFVFDALDGRVARWRKVASTLGRELDSLADVISFGLAPAALAYACGMQGGWDWIVLSYFVGCGVSRLARYNVTAETLADGGDKVKYFEGTPIPSSVVIVALLAVAAWQGAIGDAIWFGQWQLGPWQLHPLVLVFALSGSLMISKTIRIPKF; this comes from the coding sequence ATGTCCCGACCCCGCCATTTCTCGATGTTGCGCGACTTCCAACTGGCCGACTGGTTCACGCTGGCCAATGCCTTCTGCGGCACCGGCGCGGTGTTCGCGGCGATGCGGTTCCTGCAGGACGGCGTCGTGCGCGACCTGATGGTCGGCATGGCCCTGATCCCGCTGGCCTTCGTATTCGATGCGCTCGACGGCCGGGTGGCGCGCTGGCGCAAGGTCGCCTCCACCCTGGGGCGCGAGCTGGACTCGCTCGCCGACGTGATCTCCTTCGGCCTGGCGCCCGCTGCGCTGGCGTACGCCTGCGGCATGCAGGGCGGCTGGGACTGGATCGTCCTGAGCTATTTCGTCGGTTGCGGCGTCAGCCGCTTGGCGCGCTACAACGTCACCGCCGAGACGCTCGCCGACGGCGGCGACAAGGTGAAGTACTTCGAGGGCACGCCGATTCCGAGCAGCGTGGTGATCGTGGCCCTGCTCGCGGTGGCGGCCTGGCAGGGCGCGATCGGCGACGCGATCTGGTTCGGGCAGTGGCAGCTCGGACCCTGGCAATTGCACCCGCTGGTGCTGGTGTTCGCGCTGTCGGGATCGCTGATGATCAGCAAGACCATCCGCATCCCCAAGTTCTGA
- a CDS encoding 3-hydroxybutyrate oligomer hydrolase family protein yields the protein MTTTSMIGKLCTAALAAGLVACAGGPRKISPEATVFTAQRSSEHRGQDDLLSAGLGPDGLRATAPPAFADPAQPTAGELRRRAVWSNWRGIADLAPGGGYGELFGSLAPVPGREFHGYGRLPGASQPHRVLLQLPDAFDANKRCVVVTASSGSRGIYGAIAVAGAWGLPKGCAVAYTDKGAGTDYFDLDTQTGVRADGTRGALAAGDLAFIPDTPVGASGVAFKHAHSKDNPEADWGRHVRQAAEFALQALDQALPGAAPFTFDNTRVIAVGLSNGGGAVLRAAELEGDWLDAVVAGEPNVFVDSHGGRPLYDYTTEAALLMPCAQLHLEGLPQPPLRAQVEASWMLRCGSLQAAGLVEGADPVAQSRSAYERMIAAGWSEGAIRAGVLSTGFDLWRAVAATYASAYGRYGVGEHPCGFAFQAQNPDLSARVATSAEQAAWWSDASGIPPGAGVGLTGIPVALPDATLPGLRCLRALHDGDGEDAERVRAGVAATRAAPPRAGLPVVVVHGSDDGLVPMAFSSTPYVAASRAAGRDVRYWQVHNAQHFDGFLGLLDYAARYVPLLPYVYAALDRVEAHLDGRGPLPEDAVIRTRPRGPGVPLQPGHLALPD from the coding sequence ATGACCACCACTTCGATGATCGGGAAGCTGTGCACGGCCGCCCTCGCGGCGGGACTCGTGGCCTGCGCCGGCGGGCCGCGCAAGATTTCACCGGAGGCAACCGTGTTCACCGCCCAGCGCAGCAGCGAGCACCGCGGCCAGGACGATCTGCTGAGCGCGGGTCTCGGCCCCGACGGCCTGCGCGCGACGGCACCGCCCGCATTCGCGGACCCCGCGCAACCGACCGCGGGCGAACTGCGGCGACGCGCGGTCTGGAGCAACTGGCGCGGCATCGCCGACCTCGCACCGGGCGGTGGCTACGGCGAGCTGTTCGGGAGCCTCGCGCCGGTACCTGGTCGCGAATTTCACGGCTACGGCCGGCTACCCGGCGCATCGCAGCCGCATCGGGTGCTGCTGCAGTTGCCCGATGCGTTCGACGCGAACAAGCGATGCGTGGTGGTCACGGCGTCATCGGGTTCGCGCGGCATCTACGGCGCGATCGCGGTCGCAGGCGCCTGGGGGCTGCCGAAGGGCTGCGCGGTGGCCTATACCGACAAGGGCGCCGGCACCGACTACTTCGACCTCGACACCCAGACCGGCGTCCGCGCCGACGGCACCCGCGGCGCGCTCGCGGCAGGGGACCTGGCCTTCATCCCGGATACCCCGGTCGGCGCGTCCGGCGTCGCGTTCAAGCACGCGCACTCGAAGGACAACCCGGAAGCGGACTGGGGCCGGCACGTGCGACAGGCGGCGGAATTCGCGCTGCAGGCGCTGGACCAGGCGCTGCCCGGCGCCGCACCTTTCACATTCGACAACACCCGCGTCATCGCGGTCGGCCTGTCCAACGGCGGCGGCGCGGTGCTGCGCGCGGCCGAGCTCGAAGGCGACTGGCTCGATGCGGTGGTCGCGGGCGAACCGAACGTGTTCGTCGACAGCCATGGCGGACGCCCGCTGTACGACTACACCACCGAGGCGGCGCTGCTGATGCCGTGCGCGCAGCTGCATCTCGAGGGCCTGCCGCAGCCGCCCCTGCGTGCCCAGGTCGAGGCATCGTGGATGCTGCGCTGCGGGTCGCTGCAGGCGGCCGGACTGGTGGAAGGCGCCGATCCGGTCGCTCAGTCCAGGTCGGCGTACGAGCGCATGATCGCCGCCGGCTGGAGCGAAGGCGCGATCCGCGCCGGCGTGCTCTCCACCGGCTTCGACCTGTGGCGCGCGGTAGCGGCCACCTACGCTTCGGCCTACGGCCGCTACGGCGTCGGCGAACATCCCTGCGGCTTCGCGTTCCAGGCGCAGAACCCGGACCTTTCCGCGCGCGTGGCGACCTCCGCCGAACAGGCCGCGTGGTGGAGCGATGCCAGCGGCATTCCGCCGGGCGCGGGCGTGGGCCTGACCGGGATCCCGGTCGCCTTGCCGGACGCCACGCTGCCGGGGCTGCGCTGCCTGCGCGCGCTGCACGACGGCGATGGCGAAGACGCCGAGCGCGTGCGCGCAGGCGTCGCCGCCACCCGCGCCGCGCCGCCGCGCGCCGGCCTGCCGGTGGTGGTGGTGCACGGCAGCGACGACGGGCTGGTGCCGATGGCCTTCAGCAGCACGCCGTACGTCGCCGCGTCGCGCGCGGCCGGCCGCGACGTGCGCTACTGGCAGGTGCACAACGCCCAGCATTTCGACGGATTCCTCGGCCTGCTGGACTACGCGGCGCGCTACGTGCCGCTGCTGCCGTACGTGTACGCCGCCCTGGATCGGGTCGAGGCACACCTGGACGGCCGCGGCCCCCTGCCGGAGGACGCCGTGATCCGGACACGCCCCCGCGGCCCGGGCGTGCCGCTGCAGCCCGGACACCTCGCGCTGCCCGACTAG
- a CDS encoding GNAT family N-acetyltransferase, which yields MQIRPANLDDPAFAALMEEHRPAMQATAPPESQHALDLSGLRQPSVRVWTIHDNDVLVGCGALQHLGTGHAEVKAMRTSRSRLRRGVARAMLDHLLAEARRSGYARVSLETGSMDYFAPARRMYAAAGFVECGPFGDYVEDPNSCYMTRAL from the coding sequence ATGCAGATCCGACCTGCCAACCTCGACGACCCCGCCTTTGCCGCGCTGATGGAAGAGCACCGCCCGGCCATGCAGGCGACCGCGCCGCCGGAGAGCCAGCATGCGCTCGACCTCTCCGGCCTGCGCCAGCCGTCCGTCCGCGTCTGGACGATCCACGACAACGATGTCCTGGTCGGATGCGGCGCGCTGCAGCACCTCGGCACCGGCCACGCAGAGGTCAAGGCGATGCGTACGTCCCGCTCCCGGCTGCGCCGCGGCGTGGCCAGGGCGATGCTCGACCATCTGCTGGCGGAGGCGCGCCGCTCGGGCTACGCGCGGGTCAGCCTGGAAACCGGTTCGATGGACTACTTCGCGCCCGCGCGGCGGATGTACGCGGCGGCCGGCTTCGTCGAGTGCGGGCCGTTCGGCGACTACGTCGAGGATCCCAACAGCTGCTACATGACCCGCGCGCTGTAG